DNA from Podarcis muralis chromosome 13, rPodMur119.hap1.1, whole genome shotgun sequence:
TAGAGTCCCAGGTGTATTTTGATTAACTTACCTTTGCTcctctgcagtggcgtagcgtggggggtgcagggggggccggccgcaccgggcgcaacatctggggttagggcaaatccacaggttagggggcgcaaatccacgggttagggggcgcaaattacttgccttgccccgggtgctgacaacccacgctacgccactgctcctctgagAAGGTAATTTACTAAACCCAGTTCCCAAACCCTGTAGAAGGTAAATTAGGAAGATCAAATAAATCAACAACGTACGCAGGCAAAACTCTGTGGATTATAATGGGCATTCTTCTTATACTGCCCATTAAATAAGAGATTTATTTATGATAGTACTACTTAGAAATCTCTCTGGAATAACAGATCCTGTCAGGATTATTGATTTGCTAGCAGATACTGATAAAACACATGATCTGTAAAACAGCTTTCTTTGCTGGGGAAAAAGAGAGCAAGCTATCTTGCCAAGTCCATCACTCTGAATAGACTCTAGAGGCATTGTGTTAAgatcttttaaaaacaagaaaaccccAAAACTCATTTGTACGTATTATGAATCTCGGATTTGTTTGTGAAATCCTAACTGggtgtcccccccttttttgctatgatctttgtttttgtggtgtgttttttaagcaaACAAAACTGACTGAGAAGGAAATCTTACAcagatttacttgggagtaagtcccaattCTGACTGAGTAGGATTCACTACTGAGTATAGTTTACATGTATGAGTGGTGGCTTTTCCACACACGCCAGATAGGCAACATAGGgatttatgtgtgtgtgcttcctgTGACAACAAACACAAATGCATCCATTCCTGTGGCACCTTCAACAACTGATAGATTCATCGTGGCACCTGCCGCAGAGTCTTCTTTATCGGTTGCGTGAAGCTAATCTGTTCTTTCAGTTACTTGGTAAGTTACTGCAGTCCTGGGCTGCCGCAGCTGCTCTGAACTTGCACACTTCTGAACTTGGCACAGAAGTATCACACACAGGCACTACTTGCACTGCATGGCCCGATTACAATATTTGCGTGAACAGATCTGCTAAGAATTAAGTCGCAGCACAAATCGGTTAAGTTTTCAAGTTGCTAGAAGACTCTGCTTTGTATAGCCAATAGAGAGTTGCATTACCGGTAAACACACAAGCAGAGCTTAACTACAACCAACTCCCAATGGATTGCATTTAGGGTACTCTACCCCTCGCCTATTCCCCAAAAGAGACCCCCGTGTTGAACTTTCGGCGACATCTAGATTTATTTGCTGAAATTAATTTGAAGACAGAAATGATAAGCTCCATAGGCTGACATCTCCCGATCTCTTTGCCTAGGAGAGTCAAATGCGGATGACTTTCAGAAAGGTGTTGAATAaagccccattttttaaaaacccaagtgcaattttttttttactcatcCGTCCAAACCGACCCTCTTCGAATAATCCCAATCCCTTCCCATCACTCTGTCGCTCATTTTCTGGGGCCGGCGTTGCAATCATGCCTTATAGCAATTTAACCCGAAGCTCGTTGTCAGATGTGTTACTTGACTCGATGAAAGAAGCGGCTGCCGCGAAGTTCCCGGCCGAAAAGCCTTCCTTTCTTCACCGCCCGGGTGCAGACCCCCCAGGCTATCTTATGCCGGACCTCCCGCGCCCGCTTCTTAAAAGCAGCATTTGCTATTTTCGTCGAAAAGCAAAAGTTTGCAAATTTTCAGGCCGGGAGAGCGAGCCGAGGCTGAGTTCCCCGCTCTTTTCCGGAGGAACCCTGCCACCCCGGAGCGTGAAAACCAGGTCCACGAAAGCCCGCATCCTCCCCTTCGATCCAGCCTGGAACGGGAGGGATCCGCGGACGGGACTCGGAGTAATCGACTCTTTTGTGCGGGTTAAGAAACACAAAAGTTGCCCGGACCAGGAGCCCaggtctggctgtcaaagcgccGTGCTCGGAACGCACCAATCAGCGCGCAGCTCCTCCCCTATAAATACGAGgcagcgccgccgccgcgtcCATTCAGCTTCTGCTTTGGTGACTCGACGGTGTGCTCAGGGGGCGGTATAGTTTCGGATCAGGATGACTGAAGAGGTTCCCGCCGCGCCCGTCGCCGCGCTGCCGGCTGTCAAGGCTCCGGCCAAGAAGGCCAAGAAGGCGGCGGCCGCCGCCCCGAAGTCCCGCAAGGCTTCGGGCCCCAGCGTGACGGAGCTGCTGACCCAGGCGGTGACCGCGTCCAAGGAGCGCGGCGGCATCTCCCTGGCCGCGCTGAAGAAGTCGCTGGCGGCCGCCGGCTACGACGTGGAGCGGAACAACAGCCGTATCAAGCTGGGCCTGAAGAGCCTGGTGACCCGGGGGATCCTGCTGCAGACCAAGGGCACGGGCGCCTCGGGGTCCTTCAAGCTCAATAAGAAGCAGGCGGACAACAAGGACAAGGCGCCCAAGAAGaagccggcggcggcggccgcgAAAAGCAAAAAGCCCGCGGCCAAGAAGCCCGCCAGCGCCGCCAAGAAGGTGAAGAAGGCAGCCGCCACCAAGAAGGGCGTCAAGAAGCCGGCCAAGAAGCCCGCGGCAGGCGCCAGGAAGGCCGCCAAGAGCCCCAAGAAGCCCAAGGCGGCGGCGGCCAAAAGCAAGAAGGCCGCCAAGAGCCCCGCCAAGGCGAAGGCAGCCAAGCCCAAAGCGAAGCCCAAGACCCCCAAGGCGAAAGTCGCCAAGCCCAAGAAGGCGGCGCCGAAAAAGAAGTAGGAAGGACCCGCTCGGCTTCCGCGAGAGGCAGCAGCGCTCCTCGTTAACCCCAAAGGCTCTTTTAAGAGCCACCCACAAATTCAAAGAAAGTGCTGAATTTCCTTTGCCATGTGAGGTGTTTCGGTCATGTGATGCGAGTGCCGCAGTTGTAGAATCTTAGTTGGTCCTATCCCTTGCACAGCCCCCCCTCCAATTCGAAACCACACCGCACCCGGCTGAGCAAATGTGTGGTAGTAGTAACGTTATTGCTGCATTTCTAGGCTTTCCTTTTCGGGTATCCCGTTGCTCATTTCCCCCCGCCGGCTTTTTTATCCGTGCTAAGTCACTTGACATTAATGTTTCTGCAACTTTGTTTtacgggggggaggggaagacacgTGGCAATGTGGGTGGGGAGAAAGCAAGTGGTTGCTGCCATGATGCTTTTAGGCGGAAGGGGGAGGGTAAAAATGGATTTGCTTTCCCTTAGAATGCGACCCCAGGGCCTCCTAAAAAGGGGGCAAAGTCGCTGAAGGAGGGTACAAGTCGAAGGGGCAAGATGCATGTGAGACGCCTGTAAATTGCACAGAAGTACCACGCCGCCGTGTCCTTTaacattcccagcaactggtgcttAATGCACAATACCGAACTAGCAATTGAACATAAGATTGCAGTAATTAACAGCTTTTTAAGGTTATGTGGTGGCTCTTAAAAGAGCCTTTGGGTTTTTGAACGTAGGAGGCCCCTACTTTGACAACGAGTATCTTAAGCCCTTTCTCCGCGGATGCGGCGAGCCAGCTGGATGTCTTTGGGCATGATGGTGACCCGCTTGGCGTGGATGGCGCACAGGTTGGTATCTTCGAAAAGACCCACCAGGTAAGCCTCGCTCGCCTCCTGAAGGGCCATCACGGCAGAGCTCTGGAAGCGCAGGTCTGTCTTGAAATCCTGCGCGATCTCCCGCACCAGACGCTGGAAGGGCAGCTTGCGAATCAGCAGCTCAGTGGACTTCTGGTAGCGACGGATCTCTCGCAGGGCGACAGTCCCAGGGCGGTAGCGGTGAGGCTTCTTCACGCCCCCGGTGGCCGGGGCGCTCTTCCGGGCGGCTTTGGTCGCCAGCTGCTTCCGAGGCGCCTTCCCGCCGGTGGACTTGCGAGCGGTCTGCTTGGTACGAGCCATGGCAAACGAAGCAAAGGACTCCCTtcagcaaatgagacaaagagcCCGGTTGCTGGTTATTTATAGACCGCTCTCGCAGTCTTGATTGGCTGAAGACTGAGCATTGTCAGTTGGAAAGTTTGAATTTCCTGGGCTGAACAGCAATTGGCTAGACAAGATCACGCAAGAGGGCTAAGTGGGGCGGGGCCACAGCCTGGGTTTTTCCCCCCCGCCAGGAATCTCATTGAGCAGCTGCAAAAGAAGTGCATTTGATTGGACGAAATTGAGACAGAGTTCTGCAACGCGCAAAAGCATGCCTAGGTTTTCCTTCTGGTCGGACATTTCTGTATATAAGGAGAGGGAGCCCTCCCTTACGCTGCATTTTGTTTCTTGTGTCGTTGTTTGAAGGTTGTTTGGCAAGTATGTCTGGTCGTGGGAAAGGCGGGAAAGGTTTGGGAAAGGGAGGCGCCAAGAGGCATCGCAAGGTGCTTCGTGACAACATCCAGGGCATCACGAAGCCTGCAATCCGCCGTCTGGCTCGCCGTGGCGGAGTCAAGCGCATTTCGGGCTTGATCTACGAGGAGACCCGCGGCGTCTTGAAGGTCTTTCTGGAAAATGTCATCCGCGACGCTGTGACTTACACCGAGCATGCCAAGAGGAAGACTGTGACCGCCATGGATGTCGTGTACGCTCTGAAGCGCCAGGGTCGTACTCTGTACGGCTTTGGTGGCTAATTCTAAATATCAAGGCTACATCTTCAAGCCAAAGGCCCTTTTAAGGGCCGCCCACCTTTTCATGAAAAGAGATTACTTTCGCTTTTTTTTAATGGGTATACTTAATTCAAAACTTTGTAGACAGTGGTTTTTGTTACCAGTAATCTGGGCCGCACTTGCAGAATATTTACTATTTGTATAACAATAAATATTTTGGTAGGAAGTCTATATACTCCGTGGTGTACTATACTACGCTGAAATGTTTAAAGGTTCGTTTCTCCGATCTTCCCGCTACATTCCCATTTTCTAGCCATACTACTAACaccttttgagaaccactgccttacAATAGCGCCTGTATTTAAACATAGGCACGTACATGTGTTATTTGGGCGAGGGGTGGAGACGCCAACCTTGAGATCCTTAGTAGAATGAATTATGGGAACAGGAAGAAAGGCATACAGAGCGCATGGGCTTAGCCAGAATTTTGTTTGGGGGACGTGCAGGCTTTAAAGATGGCAGCAGCGAGTGCAGTGCTCATAAATTCACAATATAGCGTTCTCAGAAATCCAGTTTGAAACTTTCCGCAATATAAACTCAGCTCTCTTATGACAGGGTGGACGGCTCTGAAAAGAGC
Protein-coding regions in this window:
- the LOC114582192 gene encoding histone H1.2-like, with the translated sequence MTEEVPAAPVAALPAVKAPAKKAKKAAAAAPKSRKASGPSVTELLTQAVTASKERGGISLAALKKSLAAAGYDVERNNSRIKLGLKSLVTRGILLQTKGTGASGSFKLNKKQADNKDKAPKKKPAAAAAKSKKPAAKKPASAAKKVKKAAATKKGVKKPAKKPAAGARKAAKSPKKPKAAAAKSKKAAKSPAKAKAAKPKAKPKTPKAKVAKPKKAAPKKK
- the LOC114582195 gene encoding histone H3 → MARTKQTARKSTGGKAPRKQLATKAARKSAPATGGVKKPHRYRPGTVALREIRRYQKSTELLIRKLPFQRLVREIAQDFKTDLRFQSSAVMALQEASEAYLVGLFEDTNLCAIHAKRVTIMPKDIQLARRIRGERA
- the LOC114582200 gene encoding histone H4 encodes the protein MSGRGKGGKGLGKGGAKRHRKVLRDNIQGITKPAIRRLARRGGVKRISGLIYEETRGVLKVFLENVIRDAVTYTEHAKRKTVTAMDVVYALKRQGRTLYGFGG